The following proteins are encoded in a genomic region of Columba livia isolate bColLiv1 breed racing homer chromosome 17, bColLiv1.pat.W.v2, whole genome shotgun sequence:
- the CDK2AP1 gene encoding cyclin-dependent kinase 2-associated protein 1 isoform X2 produces MATSVQYRQLINDYGPPSLGYTQGMQGTSSSQVPQSKYAELLAIIEELGKEIRPTYAGSKSAMERLKRGIIHARGLVRECLAETERNARS; encoded by the exons ATGGCAACATCTGTGCAATATAGACAGCTTATAAATGACTACGGACCCCCGTCTCTAGGCTATACACAAGGGATGCAG GGTACCAGCAGCAGTCAAGTACCGCAAAGCAAATATGCAGAACTTCTAGCTATAATAGAAGAATTAGGAAAAGAGATTAGACCTACGTACGCTGGGAGTAAAAGCGCGATGGAGAGGCTAAAAAGAG GCATTATTCACGCTAGGGGATTAGTTCGGGAATGCCTGGCTGAGACGGAACGAAATGCAAGATCCTAG
- the MTRFR gene encoding mitochondrial translation release factor in rescue, with amino-acid sequence MNVPSVFHFTFFLREVRTPAWRRWIGRTQQFPLPRVPSRQAAGKNSSSNLLGLTEAELKEQFVRGDGPGGQATNKTNNCVVLKHIPSGIVVKCHQTRSVEQNRKIAREILQEKVDLFYKGEDSDVFKEKKALEKKKQEKKRKAKENLERKKQFKEMQQLDKK; translated from the exons ATGAATGTTCCAAGTGTCTTTCATTTCACGTTCTTCCTGAGAGAAGTACGAACACCAGCATGGAGACGGTGGATTGGGAGGACGCAGCAGTTTCCTCTGCCCAGAGTGCCCTCGCGTCAGGCAGCAGGGAAGAATTCATCTTCCAATCTCCTTGGGCTGACTGAGGCAGAGTTAAAAGAACAGTTTGTAAGAGGTGATGGCCCAGGAGGTCAGGCCACAAATAAGACAAACAACTGTGTTGTCTTGAAGCATATTCCATCTGGGATTGTAGTGAAG TGTCATCAAACGAGGTCAGTGGAGCAGAACAGAAAGATAGCCAGAGAAATCCTGCAGGAAAAAGTTGACCTTTTCTACAAAGGTGAAGATAGTgatgtttttaaagagaagaaagcattagagaagaagaagcaagagaaaaaaaggaaagcaaaggaaaacctagaaaggaaaaagcagttcAAAGAGATGCAACAATTGGACAAGAAATAA
- the CDK2AP1 gene encoding cyclin-dependent kinase 2-associated protein 1 isoform X4, whose product MALVGSDKAGSVHSPSTSMATSVQYRQLINDYGPPSLGYTQGMQGTSSSQVPQSKYAELLAIIEELGKEIRPTYAGSKSAMERLKRGIIHARGLVRECLAETERNARS is encoded by the exons ATGGCATTAGTGGGCTCAGACAAAG CTGGGAGCGTTCACTCTCCCTCCACAAGCATGGCAACATCTGTGCAATATAGACAGCTTATAAATGACTACGGACCCCCGTCTCTAGGCTATACACAAGGGATGCAG GGTACCAGCAGCAGTCAAGTACCGCAAAGCAAATATGCAGAACTTCTAGCTATAATAGAAGAATTAGGAAAAGAGATTAGACCTACGTACGCTGGGAGTAAAAGCGCGATGGAGAGGCTAAAAAGAG GCATTATTCACGCTAGGGGATTAGTTCGGGAATGCCTGGCTGAGACGGAACGAAATGCAAGATCCTAG